From Taeniopygia guttata chromosome 29, bTaeGut7.mat, whole genome shotgun sequence, a single genomic window includes:
- the LOC100219141 gene encoding cyclic AMP-dependent transcription factor ATF-7-like isoform X3, with the protein MGDDRPFVCGAPGCGQRFTNEDHLAVHKHKHEMTLKFGPARTDSVIIADQTPTPTRFLKNCEEVGLFNELASSFEHEFKKAAEDDEKKSPGALDMSLPPTPDMKIKEEEPVEVDSSPPDSPAPRPRSPPRKDKESPSRPVILSTPTPTIVRPGSLPLHLGGYEPLHPTLPSPTSVITQAPPSNRQLGSPGGSLPLVVQLANGQTVPVLPGPAVQMPSVISLARPMAMVPNIPGIPGPPINSSGSLSPSGLPVHSEAKMRLKASLAGSSSLNGGGLAVGSASSMVTARPEQSQALGQHPDAPSPAQPQVSPAQPTPSTGGRRRRAADEDPDERRQRFLERNRAAASRCRQKRKLWVSSLEKKAEELTSQNIQLSNEVTLLRNEVAQLKQLLLAHKDCPVTALQKKSQGYLGSPKERSEPAGSPAPVIQHSSGPNGLGGAARSAAEAVATSVLAQLAGQRTELAVPAASPVIMAPQSQSAGR; encoded by the exons atggGTGACGACCGGCCCTTCGTGTGCGGCGCCCCGGGCTGCGGACAG AGGTTCACAAACGAGGACCACCTGGCGGTCCATAAACACAAGCACGAGATGACATTGAAATTCGGCCCCGCTCGCACCGACTCCGTCATCATCGCAG ATCAGACCCCGACCCCGACGCGGTTCCTGAAGAACTGTGAGGAGGTGGGACTCTTCAACGAGCTGGCCAGCTCCTTCGAGCACGAGTTCAAGAAAGCGGCTGAGGATGATGAGAAAAAG AGCCCGGGGGCCCTGGACATGTCTCTGCCCCCCACGCCGGACATGAAGATCAAGGAGGAGGAGCCGGTGGAGGTGGACTCGTCCCCGCCGGACAGTCCCGCGCCACGGCCGCGCTCGCCCCCGCGCAAGGACAAG gagagcccctccaggcccgTGATCCTCTCCACGCCCACGCCCACCATCGTGCGGCCGGGCTCGCTGCCGCTGCACCTGGGGGGCTACGAGCCCCTGCACCCCACGCTGCCGTCCCCCACCTCCGTCATCACCCAGGCGCCCCCCTCCAACAGACAGCTGGG GTCTCCCGGCGGCTCCCTCCCGCTCGTGGTGCAGCTCGCCAACGGGCAGACCGTGCCCGtgctgcccggccccgccgtgcaGATGCCGTCCGTCATCTCG CTGGCCCGGCCCATGGCCATGGTGCCCAACATCCCCGGCATTCCCGGGCCCCCCATCAACAGCAGCGGGTCCCTGTCGCCCTCAGGACTGCCGGTGCACTCCGAGGCCAAAATG AGGCTGAAGGCCAGCCTGGCCGGTTCCTCCTCGCTGAACGGCGGCGGCCTGGCGGTGGGCTCGGCCAGCAGCATGGTGACCGCGCGGCCGGAGCAGAGCCAGGCCCTGGGCCAGCACCCGGACGCGCCCTCGCcggcccagccccag gtgtcccctgcccagcccacgCCCAGcacgggcgggcggcggcggcgcgcggcgGACGAGGACCCGGACGAGCGGCGGCAGCGCTTCCTGGAGCGGAACCGCGCGGCCGCCTCGCGCTGCCGCCAGAAGCGCAAGCTCTGGGTGTCCTCCCTGGAGAAGAAGGCCGAGGAGCTGACCAGCCAGAACATCCAGCTGAGC AACGAGGTGACGCTGCTCCGGAACGAGGTGGCTCagctgaagcagctgctgctggcccacAAGGACTGTCCCGTCACCGCCCTGCAGAAGAAGAGCCAGGGCTACCTGg GCAGCCCGAAGGAGCGCTCGGAGCCCGCGGGCTCTCCCGCGCCCGTCATCCAGCACAGCTCGGGCCCCAACGGGCTGGGGGGCGCCGCGCGTTCGGCCGCCGAGGCCGTGGCCACCTCGGTGCTGGCGCAGCTGGCCGGGCAAAGGACAGAGCTGGCCGTGCCCGCGGCCTCGCCCGTCATCATGGCCCCACAGTCGCAGTCTGCCGGCAGATGA
- the LOC100219141 gene encoding cyclic AMP-dependent transcription factor ATF-7-like isoform X2 — protein sequence MGDDRPFVCGAPGCGQRFTNEDHLAVHKHKHEMTLKFGPARTDSVIIADQTPTPTRFLKNCEEVGLFNELASSFEHEFKKAAEDDEKKSPGALDMSLPPTPDMKIKEEEPVEVDSSPPDSPAPRPRSPPRKDKESPSRPVILSTPTPTIVRPGSLPLHLGGYEPLHPTLPSPTSVITQAPPSNRQLGSPGGSLPLVVQLANGQTVPVLPGPAVQMPSVISLARPMAMVPNIPGIPGPPINSSGSLSPSGLPVHSEAKMRLKASLAGSSSLNGGGLAVGSASSMVTARPEQSQALGQHPDAPSPAQPQVSPAQPTPSTGGRRRRAADEDPDERRQRFLERNRAAASRCRQKRKLWVSSLEKKAEELTSQNIQLSNEVTLLRNEVAQLKQLLLAHKDCPVTALQKKSQGYLGECCCAPAVTLSPPVTPRPKGQSGGSSWSGDGQKGLFGAFLGVFGVSCAGPCDVAALFHPFFVPNLLLRALFHPKFVTLSPFSSLFRPKFAAPSPFSS from the exons atggGTGACGACCGGCCCTTCGTGTGCGGCGCCCCGGGCTGCGGACAG AGGTTCACAAACGAGGACCACCTGGCGGTCCATAAACACAAGCACGAGATGACATTGAAATTCGGCCCCGCTCGCACCGACTCCGTCATCATCGCAG ATCAGACCCCGACCCCGACGCGGTTCCTGAAGAACTGTGAGGAGGTGGGACTCTTCAACGAGCTGGCCAGCTCCTTCGAGCACGAGTTCAAGAAAGCGGCTGAGGATGATGAGAAAAAG AGCCCGGGGGCCCTGGACATGTCTCTGCCCCCCACGCCGGACATGAAGATCAAGGAGGAGGAGCCGGTGGAGGTGGACTCGTCCCCGCCGGACAGTCCCGCGCCACGGCCGCGCTCGCCCCCGCGCAAGGACAAG gagagcccctccaggcccgTGATCCTCTCCACGCCCACGCCCACCATCGTGCGGCCGGGCTCGCTGCCGCTGCACCTGGGGGGCTACGAGCCCCTGCACCCCACGCTGCCGTCCCCCACCTCCGTCATCACCCAGGCGCCCCCCTCCAACAGACAGCTGGG GTCTCCCGGCGGCTCCCTCCCGCTCGTGGTGCAGCTCGCCAACGGGCAGACCGTGCCCGtgctgcccggccccgccgtgcaGATGCCGTCCGTCATCTCG CTGGCCCGGCCCATGGCCATGGTGCCCAACATCCCCGGCATTCCCGGGCCCCCCATCAACAGCAGCGGGTCCCTGTCGCCCTCAGGACTGCCGGTGCACTCCGAGGCCAAAATG AGGCTGAAGGCCAGCCTGGCCGGTTCCTCCTCGCTGAACGGCGGCGGCCTGGCGGTGGGCTCGGCCAGCAGCATGGTGACCGCGCGGCCGGAGCAGAGCCAGGCCCTGGGCCAGCACCCGGACGCGCCCTCGCcggcccagccccag gtgtcccctgcccagcccacgCCCAGcacgggcgggcggcggcggcgcgcggcgGACGAGGACCCGGACGAGCGGCGGCAGCGCTTCCTGGAGCGGAACCGCGCGGCCGCCTCGCGCTGCCGCCAGAAGCGCAAGCTCTGGGTGTCCTCCCTGGAGAAGAAGGCCGAGGAGCTGACCAGCCAGAACATCCAGCTGAGC AACGAGGTGACGCTGCTCCGGAACGAGGTGGCTCagctgaagcagctgctgctggcccacAAGGACTGTCCCGTCACCGCCCTGCAGAAGAAGAGCCAGGGCTACCTGggtgagtgctgctgtgcccctgCTGTCACCCTGTCACCCCCTGTCACCCCAAGGCCAAAGGGACAATCCGGGGGATCCTCCTGGTCAGGAGATGGGCAGAAAGGGCTTTTTGGGGcatttctgggggtttttggggtgtcctgtgctgGGCCCTGTGATGTGGCAGCCCTTTTTCATCCCTTTTTCGTCCCAAATTTGCTGCTCCGAGCCctttttcatcccaaatttGTTACTCTGAGCCCTTTTTCATCCCTTTTTCGTCCCAAATTTGCTGCTCCGAGCCCTTTTTCATCCTAA
- the LOC100219141 gene encoding cyclic AMP-dependent transcription factor ATF-7-like isoform X4: protein MGDDRPFVCGAPGCGQRFTNEDHLAVHKHKHEMTLKFGPARTDSVIIADQTPTPTRFLKNCEEVGLFNELASSFEHEFKKAAEDDEKKSPGALDMSLPPTPDMKIKEEEPVEVDSSPPDSPAPRPRSPPRKDKESPSRPVILSTPTPTIVRPGSLPLHLGGYEPLHPTLPSPTSVITQAPPSNRQLGSPGGSLPLVVQLANGQTVPVLPGPAVQMPSVISLARPMAMVPNIPGIPGPPINSSGSLSPSGLPVHSEAKMRLKASLAGSSSLNGGGLAVGSASSMVTARPEQSQALGQHPDAPSPAQPQVSPAQPTPSTGGRRRRAADEDPDERRQRFLERNRAAASRCRQKRKLWVSSLEKKAEELTSQNIQLSVKRGDAAPERGGSAEAAAAGPQGLSRHRPAEEEPGLPG, encoded by the exons atggGTGACGACCGGCCCTTCGTGTGCGGCGCCCCGGGCTGCGGACAG AGGTTCACAAACGAGGACCACCTGGCGGTCCATAAACACAAGCACGAGATGACATTGAAATTCGGCCCCGCTCGCACCGACTCCGTCATCATCGCAG ATCAGACCCCGACCCCGACGCGGTTCCTGAAGAACTGTGAGGAGGTGGGACTCTTCAACGAGCTGGCCAGCTCCTTCGAGCACGAGTTCAAGAAAGCGGCTGAGGATGATGAGAAAAAG AGCCCGGGGGCCCTGGACATGTCTCTGCCCCCCACGCCGGACATGAAGATCAAGGAGGAGGAGCCGGTGGAGGTGGACTCGTCCCCGCCGGACAGTCCCGCGCCACGGCCGCGCTCGCCCCCGCGCAAGGACAAG gagagcccctccaggcccgTGATCCTCTCCACGCCCACGCCCACCATCGTGCGGCCGGGCTCGCTGCCGCTGCACCTGGGGGGCTACGAGCCCCTGCACCCCACGCTGCCGTCCCCCACCTCCGTCATCACCCAGGCGCCCCCCTCCAACAGACAGCTGGG GTCTCCCGGCGGCTCCCTCCCGCTCGTGGTGCAGCTCGCCAACGGGCAGACCGTGCCCGtgctgcccggccccgccgtgcaGATGCCGTCCGTCATCTCG CTGGCCCGGCCCATGGCCATGGTGCCCAACATCCCCGGCATTCCCGGGCCCCCCATCAACAGCAGCGGGTCCCTGTCGCCCTCAGGACTGCCGGTGCACTCCGAGGCCAAAATG AGGCTGAAGGCCAGCCTGGCCGGTTCCTCCTCGCTGAACGGCGGCGGCCTGGCGGTGGGCTCGGCCAGCAGCATGGTGACCGCGCGGCCGGAGCAGAGCCAGGCCCTGGGCCAGCACCCGGACGCGCCCTCGCcggcccagccccag gtgtcccctgcccagcccacgCCCAGcacgggcgggcggcggcggcgcgcggcgGACGAGGACCCGGACGAGCGGCGGCAGCGCTTCCTGGAGCGGAACCGCGCGGCCGCCTCGCGCTGCCGCCAGAAGCGCAAGCTCTGGGTGTCCTCCCTGGAGAAGAAGGCCGAGGAGCTGACCAGCCAGAACATCCAGCTGAGCGTGA AACGAGGTGACGCTGCTCCGGAACGAGGTGGCTCagctgaagcagctgctgctggcccacAAGGACTGTCCCGTCACCGCCCTGCAGAAGAAGAGCCAGGGCTACCTGggtga
- the LOC100219141 gene encoding cyclic AMP-dependent transcription factor ATF-7-like isoform X1, whose translation MGDDRPFVCGAPGCGQRFTNEDHLAVHKHKHEMTLKFGPARTDSVIIADQTPTPTRFLKNCEEVGLFNELASSFEHEFKKAAEDDEKKSPGALDMSLPPTPDMKIKEEEPVEVDSSPPDSPAPRPRSPPRKDKESPSRPVILSTPTPTIVRPGSLPLHLGGYEPLHPTLPSPTSVITQAPPSNRQLGSPGGSLPLVVQLANGQTVPVLPGPAVQMPSVISLARPMAMVPNIPGIPGPPINSSGSLSPSGLPVHSEAKMRLKASLAGSSSLNGGGLAVGSASSMVTARPEQSQALGQHPDAPSPAQPQVSPAQPTPSTGGRRRRAADEDPDERRQRFLERNRAAASRCRQKRKLWVSSLEKKAEELTSQNIQLSVKRGDAAPERGGSAEAAAAGPQGLSRHRPAEEEPGLPGQPEGALGARGLSRARHPAQLGPQRAGGRRAFGRRGRGHLGAGAAGRAKDRAGRARGLARHHGPTVAVCRQMMARSALGLAAGPFLCGLGVYSSLVPC comes from the exons atggGTGACGACCGGCCCTTCGTGTGCGGCGCCCCGGGCTGCGGACAG AGGTTCACAAACGAGGACCACCTGGCGGTCCATAAACACAAGCACGAGATGACATTGAAATTCGGCCCCGCTCGCACCGACTCCGTCATCATCGCAG ATCAGACCCCGACCCCGACGCGGTTCCTGAAGAACTGTGAGGAGGTGGGACTCTTCAACGAGCTGGCCAGCTCCTTCGAGCACGAGTTCAAGAAAGCGGCTGAGGATGATGAGAAAAAG AGCCCGGGGGCCCTGGACATGTCTCTGCCCCCCACGCCGGACATGAAGATCAAGGAGGAGGAGCCGGTGGAGGTGGACTCGTCCCCGCCGGACAGTCCCGCGCCACGGCCGCGCTCGCCCCCGCGCAAGGACAAG gagagcccctccaggcccgTGATCCTCTCCACGCCCACGCCCACCATCGTGCGGCCGGGCTCGCTGCCGCTGCACCTGGGGGGCTACGAGCCCCTGCACCCCACGCTGCCGTCCCCCACCTCCGTCATCACCCAGGCGCCCCCCTCCAACAGACAGCTGGG GTCTCCCGGCGGCTCCCTCCCGCTCGTGGTGCAGCTCGCCAACGGGCAGACCGTGCCCGtgctgcccggccccgccgtgcaGATGCCGTCCGTCATCTCG CTGGCCCGGCCCATGGCCATGGTGCCCAACATCCCCGGCATTCCCGGGCCCCCCATCAACAGCAGCGGGTCCCTGTCGCCCTCAGGACTGCCGGTGCACTCCGAGGCCAAAATG AGGCTGAAGGCCAGCCTGGCCGGTTCCTCCTCGCTGAACGGCGGCGGCCTGGCGGTGGGCTCGGCCAGCAGCATGGTGACCGCGCGGCCGGAGCAGAGCCAGGCCCTGGGCCAGCACCCGGACGCGCCCTCGCcggcccagccccag gtgtcccctgcccagcccacgCCCAGcacgggcgggcggcggcggcgcgcggcgGACGAGGACCCGGACGAGCGGCGGCAGCGCTTCCTGGAGCGGAACCGCGCGGCCGCCTCGCGCTGCCGCCAGAAGCGCAAGCTCTGGGTGTCCTCCCTGGAGAAGAAGGCCGAGGAGCTGACCAGCCAGAACATCCAGCTGAGCGTGA AACGAGGTGACGCTGCTCCGGAACGAGGTGGCTCagctgaagcagctgctgctggcccacAAGGACTGTCCCGTCACCGCCCTGCAGAAGAAGAGCCAGGGCTACCTGg GCAGCCCGAAGGAGCGCTCGGAGCCCGCGGGCTCTCCCGCGCCCGTCATCCAGCACAGCTCGGGCCCCAACGGGCTGGGGGGCGCCGCGCGTTCGGCCGCCGAGGCCGTGGCCACCTCGGTGCTGGCGCAGCTGGCCGGGCAAAGGACAGAGCTGGCCGTGCCCGCGGCCTCGCCCGTCATCATGGCCCCACAGTCGCAGTCTGCCGGCAGATGATGGCCCGGAGCGCGCTCGGACTGGCCGCGGGACCCTTCCTCTGCGGTCTGGGGGTTTACTCTTCTCTTGTTCCGTGTTAA